In Mercenaria mercenaria strain notata chromosome 13, MADL_Memer_1, whole genome shotgun sequence, a single window of DNA contains:
- the LOC123529003 gene encoding S-crystallin SL11-like isoform X2: protein MAEKYQLLYFNKRGGGEIIRLVFVTAGVQYEDIRLDMAEWLKLKSGLYTDNEDDNLLIDEMYDSVGDVRNVFVQVQLCKDEATKKDLNEKLLTEMLPKFASFFKLRKNDFGGNGYIIGSKMTLADLAVFNMVDSCIEMGLESLWKPYPLLLEHRQNVIKDTNIAKWLQTRPRTEV, encoded by the exons ATGGCGGAAAAGTACcaacttttgtattttaacaaaagaGGTGGAGGGGAGATAATTAGATTAGTGTTTGTTACAGCAGGAGTACAATATGAGGATATTAGGCTTGATATGGCAGAATGGTTAAAACTGAAATCAG gaCTCTACACGGATAATGAAGACGACAACTTGCTTATTGACGAGATGTACGACAGCGTTGGTGACGTAAGAAATGTCTTTGTGCAAGTACAGCTGTGTAAGGACGAAGCAACCAAA AAAGATTTGAATGAGAAGCTGTTGACTGAAATGCTGCCTAAGTTTGCCTCTTTCTTTAAGCTACGGAAGAATGACTTCGGTGGCAATGGGTATATCATTGGCTCAAAG ATGACACTCGCGGACCTTGCTGTATTTAACATGGTTGATAGTTGTATTGAGATGGGCCTCGAATCACTATGGAAACCATACCCGTTGTTACTAGAACATAGACAAAATGTGATAAAAGATACTAACATTGCAAAATGGTTACAGACACGACCCAGAACTGAAGTTTAG
- the LOC123529003 gene encoding S-crystallin SL11-like isoform X1 produces MAEKYQLLYFNKRGGGEIIRLVFVTAGVQYEDIRLDMAEWLKLKSDMPMRCLPCLKIIKGERTFIHCQSGAIAKYLARKFGLYTDNEDDNLLIDEMYDSVGDVRNVFVQVQLCKDEATKKDLNEKLLTEMLPKFASFFKLRKNDFGGNGYIIGSKMTLADLAVFNMVDSCIEMGLESLWKPYPLLLEHRQNVIKDTNIAKWLQTRPRTEV; encoded by the exons ATGGCGGAAAAGTACcaacttttgtattttaacaaaagaGGTGGAGGGGAGATAATTAGATTAGTGTTTGTTACAGCAGGAGTACAATATGAGGATATTAGGCTTGATATGGCAGAATGGTTAAAACTGAAATCAG ATATGCCGATGAGATGTTTGccatgtttaaaaattattaaaggaGAAAGAACTTTCATTCATTGTCAGTCTGGAGCGATTGCAAAATATCTAGCGAGAAAGTTTG gaCTCTACACGGATAATGAAGACGACAACTTGCTTATTGACGAGATGTACGACAGCGTTGGTGACGTAAGAAATGTCTTTGTGCAAGTACAGCTGTGTAAGGACGAAGCAACCAAA AAAGATTTGAATGAGAAGCTGTTGACTGAAATGCTGCCTAAGTTTGCCTCTTTCTTTAAGCTACGGAAGAATGACTTCGGTGGCAATGGGTATATCATTGGCTCAAAG ATGACACTCGCGGACCTTGCTGTATTTAACATGGTTGATAGTTGTATTGAGATGGGCCTCGAATCACTATGGAAACCATACCCGTTGTTACTAGAACATAGACAAAATGTGATAAAAGATACTAACATTGCAAAATGGTTACAGACACGACCCAGAACTGAAGTTTAG
- the LOC123529794 gene encoding neuronal acetylcholine receptor subunit alpha-7-like, producing MYNNKKRRKYHKLDLCFHFYSLYTNGFFLKMQITVVLLVVSTLMDVAKCSTLNDSKQLVSDLLETYDRRQRPVLNQSQPVVVLCEYILKGIQGFSEVDGMLKVRGTLYMEWIDQSLIWDVKTYGNIRSFSFPVSDVWYPKIVLLNSFDEPNPVGKDWMNIRVSHDGKAKLFGMEVFKISCDADVTFFPFDTQTCSMFFIAFGNTFNEVKLFSDTSASDDPLIKQTLKNKEWSLQNFTTRRVHQPMQRDLIVTTFVMKRLPAFLILNIFLPVLCLALINVLVFLLPPESGERISFAVTVLLSMAVYMTIIENNLPKISKPMPWICYYLAAVLIQSGLICITAIFNLYLYHKENNKTIPLCFQTTANGCISAGKSQKPLEETSDDMMLKTDEEHVNENSSNVTWQDISFAVDKISFIYFLLAIITCNILYFTITLSKAEKQGNTVINELFG from the exons ATgtataacaacaaaaaaagaagaaaatatcatAAGTTGGATTTGTGCTTTCATTTTTACAGTTTGTATACAaacggattttttttaaaaatgcagatAACTGTTGTCTTATTAGTAGTTTCAACGTTGATGGATGTAGCAAAGTGTTCGACATTAAATGATTCCAAGCAACTTGTTTCTGACTTGTTGGAAACTTATGACAGGCGACAGCGGCCAGTTCTTAACCAGTCTCAACCGGTAGTAGTATTGTGTGAATATATCTTAAAAGGTATACAAGGTTTCAGCGAAGTAGATGGGATGCTGAAAGTCCGGGGCACACTCTACATGGAATGGATAGACCAGAGTCTGATATGGGACGTCAAAACATACGGCAACATACGTTCGTTCTCTTTTCCTGTAAGTGATGTATGGTATCCGAAAATTGTATTACTCAATTCTTTCGACGAGCCTAATCCTGTAGGAAAAGACTGGATGAACATAAGGGTCAGTCACGACGGCAAAGCAAAACTTTTCGGCATGGAGGTATTTAAAATTAGTTGTGACGCTGACGTCACCTTTTTCCCGTTTGACACTCAG ACCTGCAGCATGTTTTTCATAGCGTTTGGCAATACCTTTAACGAGGTTAAGCTATTTAGTGATACATCTGCATCAGACGATCCTCTTATCAAACAGACGCTTAAAAATAAAGAATGGAGTCTTCAGAATTTTACCACAAGGCGAGTGCACCAACCAATGCAGCGAGACTTGATTGTAACAACATTTGTTATGAAAAGATTGCCTGCATTCttgattttgaacatttttctccCAGTTTTATGTCTGGCGCTAATAAACGTACTTGTATTTCTGCTTCCGCCAGAATCTGGAGAGAGGATCTCATTTGCAGTGACCGTTTTGCTGTCGATGGCTGTTTACATGACCATCATAGAAAACAATCTGCCTAAGATATCCAAACCCATGCCATGGATATGTTACTATCTAGCGGCCGTGCTCATACAAAGCGGACTAATATGCATCACAGCGATTTTCAACCTCTATTTGTATcataaagaaaataacaaaactattccACTCTGTTTTCAAACTACAGCTAATGGATGTATCAGCGCTGGTAAATCCCAGAAACCTTTGGAGGAAACTAGTGATGATATGATGCTAAAGACAGATGAAGAACACGTTAATGAAAATAGCTCAAATGTCACGTGGCAGGATATTAGCTTTGCTGTAgacaaaataagttttatatattttcttttagccattataacatgcaatattttgtaCTTCACCATTACCCTGAGTAAGGCTGAAAAACAAGGTAACACCGTAATTAATGAGCTTTTCGGATGA
- the LOC128547664 gene encoding uncharacterized protein LOC128547664, with protein MNAFAIILFFELVAIAGCQLVGTPEDVDVNDKDIQRLAKVTAKTIGKEYELWKLISGTEQVVNGRLYSLELVMQRKIKGSKNIKRRCNVIVYEIKSEGYLEIEEFHCYFANKEPVS; from the exons ATGAACGCTTTTGccatcattttgttttttgaattgGTTGCCATAGCGGGATGTCAGTTGGTCGGTACACCTGAAGATGTAGATGTCAATGATAAGGATATTCAACGTTTAGCAAAAGTTACCGCCAAAACGATAGGAAAAGAATACGAACTTTGGAAACTTATTTCGGGAACAGAACAA GTTGTCAATGGAAGGTTGTACAGCCTTGAACTTGTAATGCAAAGAAAGATAAAGGGATCG aagaacaTAAAAAGAAGATGCAATGTGATCGTGTATGAGATAAAAAGCGAGGGATACCTGGAAATAGAGGAATTCCACTGCTATTTTGCTAACAAGGAGCCAGTATCTTAA